A section of the Humulus lupulus chromosome 2, drHumLupu1.1, whole genome shotgun sequence genome encodes:
- the LOC133818166 gene encoding ADP-ribosylation factor translates to MGLTFTKLFSRLFAKKEMRILMVGLDAAGKTTILYKLKLGEIVTTIPTIGFNVETVEYKNISFTVWDVGGQDKIRPLWRHYFQNTQGLIFVVDSNDRDRVVEARDELHRMLNEDELRDAVLLVFANKQDLPNAMNAAEITDKLGLHSLRQRHWYIQSTCATSGEGLYEGLEWLSNNIASKA, encoded by the exons ATGGGGCTGACATTTACAAAGCTCTTCAGCAGGCTTTTTGCCAAGAAAGAGATGCGAATTCTGATGGTGGGTCTTGATGCCGCTGGTAAGACCACCATCTTGTACAAGCTCAAACTTGGAGAAATCGTCACCACCATCCCCACAATTG GATTTAACGTAGAGACAGTGGAGTACAAGAACATTAGCTTCACAGTGTGGGATGTTGGGGGTCAGGACAAG ATCCGCCCACTGTGGAGGCACTATTTCCAGAACACTCAAGGGCTTATTTTTGTTGTTGATAGCAATGATAGGGATCGAGTTGTTGAGGCAAGAGATGAGTTGCACCGGATGTTGAATGAG GATGAACTGAGAGATGCTGTTTTGCTCGTATTCGCCAACAAACAAGATCTTCCTAATGCAATGAATGCTGCAGAAATAACAGACAAGCTTGGTCTTCATTCTCTTCGTCAACGCCACTG GTACATCCAGAGTACATGTGCAACCTCCGGGGAAGGTCTGTACGAAGGGTTGGAGTGGCTATCCAATAACATTGCTAGCAAG GCATGA